The following are encoded in a window of Sinorhizobium sojae CCBAU 05684 genomic DNA:
- the cysS gene encoding cysteine--tRNA ligase: MGGMPLLKLYNTLTREKADFRPIDPQNVRMYVCGPTVYDYAHIGNARPIIVFDVLFRLLRHVYGESHVTYARNITDVDDKINARALRDYPGLPLNEAIRRVTETTEKQFLEDAAVLGCLDPTMQPRATENIAQMIEIIEKLIAKGHAYEAEGEVLFDTTSMADYGQLSKRVLEEQQAGARVAVDAHKRNPGDFVLWKLSEEHEPGWESPWGRGRPGWHIECSAMSGRYLGETFDIHGGGIDLIFPHHENEIAQSRCAHGTEVMANVWMHNGFLQVEGRKMSKSEGNFITIYDLLHTEKFGGRQWPGEVLRLAMLMTHYREPIDFSIKRLEEAEHLLSKWPVPGDAAGEPDRQVLAALADDLNTVTAIQALHALAQKASADAQYLGSFAASAALIGIVPKEIELDEAVVHEIDARVRARLELLKAKNFAEADAIRADLQARGIQLKDSKDPETGERVTTWEVKRSQT; this comes from the coding sequence ATGGGCGGAATGCCGCTTTTGAAGCTGTACAACACCCTGACGCGCGAAAAGGCCGATTTCCGGCCGATCGATCCTCAGAACGTCCGCATGTATGTCTGCGGGCCGACGGTCTACGACTATGCCCATATCGGCAACGCGCGGCCGATCATCGTCTTTGACGTGCTTTTCCGGCTGCTACGCCATGTCTACGGTGAAAGCCATGTCACCTATGCGCGCAACATCACTGACGTCGACGACAAGATCAATGCGCGGGCTTTGCGCGACTATCCCGGCCTCCCGTTGAACGAGGCGATTCGCCGTGTGACGGAAACGACCGAGAAGCAGTTCCTGGAAGACGCCGCGGTGCTCGGCTGCCTCGACCCGACCATGCAGCCGCGCGCCACCGAGAACATCGCTCAGATGATCGAGATCATCGAGAAGCTCATCGCCAAAGGCCATGCCTATGAGGCCGAGGGCGAGGTGCTGTTCGACACGACGTCGATGGCCGATTACGGGCAGCTTTCCAAGCGCGTCCTCGAGGAACAGCAGGCAGGCGCACGCGTCGCCGTCGACGCACACAAGCGAAACCCGGGAGACTTCGTGCTCTGGAAGCTCTCCGAGGAGCATGAGCCTGGCTGGGAAAGCCCCTGGGGGCGGGGCCGGCCCGGCTGGCACATCGAGTGCTCGGCTATGAGCGGACGCTATCTTGGCGAAACCTTCGACATTCATGGCGGCGGCATCGACCTGATTTTTCCGCACCACGAGAACGAGATCGCCCAATCGCGTTGTGCTCACGGCACCGAGGTAATGGCGAATGTCTGGATGCATAACGGCTTCCTGCAGGTCGAAGGCCGCAAGATGTCGAAGTCGGAAGGCAATTTCATCACCATCTACGATCTTCTGCACACGGAGAAATTCGGCGGCCGCCAATGGCCGGGAGAGGTCCTGAGGCTCGCCATGCTGATGACGCATTATCGCGAGCCGATCGACTTTTCGATCAAGCGGCTGGAGGAAGCCGAGCATCTGCTCTCCAAGTGGCCGGTGCCGGGCGACGCGGCCGGCGAGCCGGACCGCCAGGTCCTGGCAGCTCTTGCGGACGACCTCAATACGGTTACAGCGATCCAGGCGCTGCATGCGCTGGCACAGAAGGCATCGGCTGATGCCCAATATCTCGGTTCCTTCGCCGCGAGCGCCGCGTTGATCGGCATCGTGCCGAAGGAGATCGAACTCGACGAAGCGGTCGTGCACGAGATCGACGCCCGGGTGCGCGCGCGCCTCGAACTCCTGAAGGCGAAGAATTTTGCCGAGGCCGACGCGATTCGCGCCGATCTCCAGGCGCGGGGCATCCAGCTCAAGGACAGCAAGGACCCGGAAACCGGTGAACGGGTGACCACCTGGGAAGTGAAGCGCTCGCAGACCTGA
- a CDS encoding GFA family protein, producing the protein MVDDIHTGGCQCGAVRFRLEGKLGDASVCHCRMCQKASGNFYLPLVSVRGAKLIWTRGERTRFQSSNHVWRGFCGNCGTPLTYEAPDGMALTIAAFDRPEGIAPTIQWGVEAKLPYVDRVPELPGEDTMADLDSTSFLADLVSYQHPDHDTETWPRKERR; encoded by the coding sequence ATGGTTGACGATATCCATACTGGCGGATGCCAATGCGGTGCGGTTCGCTTTCGCCTGGAAGGCAAGCTCGGCGACGCCTCGGTCTGCCATTGCCGTATGTGCCAGAAGGCGAGCGGCAACTTCTACCTGCCGCTTGTCTCCGTTCGTGGTGCAAAGCTTATCTGGACGCGTGGCGAGCGAACGCGCTTCCAATCCTCGAACCACGTGTGGCGCGGCTTCTGCGGAAACTGTGGGACACCGCTTACCTACGAGGCGCCGGACGGGATGGCGTTGACGATCGCGGCTTTCGACAGGCCGGAAGGGATCGCGCCGACGATCCAATGGGGCGTCGAGGCGAAGTTGCCTTATGTCGATCGCGTCCCGGAACTTCCCGGCGAGGACACGATGGCCGACCTGGATTCGACATCTTTCCTCGCCGATCTCGTTTCCTATCAGCACCCGGACCATGACACGGAAACCTGGCCACGAAAGGAGAGACGATGA
- a CDS encoding GFA family protein: MSETVRTGGCQCGAVRFRIRGALGRPSICHCRMCQKQFGSFFSALVTAPKDGVEWTRAEPSYFQSSVNIDRGFCPKCGTPLTYRHPGGLEIAIGAFDDRSDLAPRVQVNFQARLPWVETIFDQPVHEDPDYYARQEQIISFQHPDHETEHWPAAGAWS, from the coding sequence ATGAGCGAGACCGTCAGAACAGGAGGGTGCCAGTGCGGCGCCGTTCGCTTCCGCATCCGCGGCGCGCTTGGACGCCCGTCGATCTGCCATTGCCGTATGTGCCAGAAGCAGTTCGGCTCGTTCTTCTCAGCCCTGGTGACCGCGCCGAAGGATGGCGTCGAATGGACCCGTGCCGAACCGAGCTATTTCCAGTCTTCCGTCAACATCGATCGCGGCTTCTGTCCGAAATGCGGCACGCCGCTGACCTACCGGCATCCCGGCGGGCTCGAAATCGCGATCGGCGCCTTTGATGACCGCTCCGATCTGGCGCCGCGCGTCCAGGTCAACTTTCAGGCGCGGCTGCCTTGGGTCGAGACCATCTTCGACCAGCCGGTTCACGAAGATCCGGATTACTATGCGCGCCAGGAGCAGATCATCTCGTTCCAGCATCCGGACCACGAGACCGAGCATTGGCCGGCGGCGGGAGCCTGGTCATGA
- a CDS encoding GFA family protein, giving the protein MIRRIFTGGCQCGAVRYRAEGTLEDAHICHCRMCQKAAGNYFLPLANIAREDFQITRGEPAWFRSSDLVRRGFCRACGTPLFYEMPNESFLNITLGSLDDPDDVQPGYQSGVESRMLWFSHLPGLREKETDDGSEAAAARHLAVLESNRQHPDFDTIHWPPEEDFSEC; this is encoded by the coding sequence ATGATCCGGCGCATCTTCACGGGCGGCTGTCAATGCGGCGCGGTGCGTTATCGCGCCGAGGGCACGCTCGAGGATGCGCATATCTGCCATTGCCGCATGTGCCAGAAGGCGGCCGGAAATTATTTCCTGCCGCTCGCCAATATCGCGCGCGAGGATTTCCAGATCACGCGTGGTGAGCCCGCCTGGTTCCGGTCGTCGGACCTCGTGCGGCGCGGGTTTTGCCGCGCATGCGGCACCCCGCTTTTCTACGAGATGCCGAACGAGAGTTTCCTGAATATCACGCTCGGCTCTCTCGACGATCCGGACGACGTGCAGCCGGGGTACCAGTCCGGCGTCGAGTCGCGCATGCTGTGGTTTTCGCACCTGCCGGGCCTGCGTGAAAAGGAGACCGACGACGGCAGCGAAGCGGCCGCCGCGCGCCATCTCGCCGTGCTGGAATCCAACCGCCAGCATCCCGATTTCGACACCATCCACTGGCCACCCGAGGAAGACTTCAGTGAGTGCTGA
- the pip gene encoding prolyl aminopeptidase, protein MSADLRTLYPEIEPYASGHLDVGDGHHVYWERVGTPGAKPAVFLHGGPGGTISPNHRRLFDPELYDVLLFDQRGCGKSTPHAELEANTTWHLVADIELLRELAGVEKWLVFGGSWGSTLALAYAETHPERVSELVLRGIYMLTRGELDWYYQFGVSEMFPDKWERFIAPIPPEERHEMMRAYNRRLTSEDRATRIAAAKAWSLWEGETITLLPEPETSTRFEEEEFADAFARIENHFFVNAGWLEEGQLLRDAHKLHGIPGMVVHGRYDMPCPARYAWQLHKAWPGAEFHLIEGAGHAYSEPGILDRLIRATDKFAGKTE, encoded by the coding sequence GTGAGTGCTGATCTGCGCACCCTCTATCCCGAAATCGAGCCATACGCTTCCGGTCACCTGGACGTGGGCGACGGACACCACGTCTATTGGGAGCGGGTCGGTACGCCCGGCGCCAAGCCGGCGGTCTTCCTGCATGGGGGGCCTGGCGGCACGATCTCGCCGAACCACCGCCGCCTCTTTGATCCGGAGCTCTACGACGTGTTGCTCTTTGACCAGCGCGGCTGCGGCAAGTCGACGCCGCATGCAGAACTGGAGGCGAATACGACGTGGCATCTCGTGGCCGATATCGAGCTGCTCAGGGAATTGGCCGGTGTGGAAAAGTGGCTGGTCTTCGGCGGCTCCTGGGGATCGACGCTGGCGCTCGCTTACGCCGAAACCCATCCGGAGCGCGTTTCCGAGCTTGTCCTGCGCGGCATCTACATGCTCACCAGGGGTGAGCTCGACTGGTACTACCAGTTCGGCGTCTCGGAGATGTTCCCGGACAAGTGGGAGCGCTTCATCGCTCCGATCCCACCGGAAGAGCGCCACGAGATGATGCGGGCCTATAACCGGCGGTTGACGAGCGAGGACCGCGCGACGCGGATCGCAGCGGCAAAGGCCTGGAGCCTCTGGGAGGGCGAGACGATCACGCTCTTGCCGGAGCCGGAGACCAGCACCCGTTTCGAGGAGGAGGAATTCGCCGACGCCTTCGCCCGGATCGAAAACCACTTCTTCGTCAATGCCGGCTGGCTCGAGGAGGGGCAATTGCTGCGCGACGCGCACAAGCTGCACGGCATCCCGGGCATGGTCGTACACGGCCGCTACGACATGCCGTGCCCGGCCAGATATGCCTGGCAATTGCACAAGGCTTGGCCCGGGGCCGAATTCCACCTGATCGAGGGGGCGGGTCACGCCTATTCCGAGCCGGGGATTCTCGATCGCCTGATCCGCGCGACTGACAAGTTCGCCGGCAAAACCGAATGA
- the cimA gene encoding citramalate synthase → MTRERIYLFDTTLRDGQQTPGIDFSVEDKIAIAAMLDEFGVDYVEGGYPGANPTDTEFFKRKRTAQASFVAFGMTKRAGVSASNDPGLKALLAAESDAICLVAKSWDYHVSVALGCSNEENVESIRASVEAVVASGREAMVDCEHFFDGFKANPAYATACARAALEAGARWVVLCDTNGGTQPPEIRDIVAAVIAAGVPGARLGIHAHNDTGQAVANSLAAVEAGVRQIQGTLNGIGERCGNANLVTLIATLGLKETYSARFETGIDAERLQELTELAHAFDELLNRSPDPQAPYVGASAFATKAGIHASALLKDPRTYEHVAPESVGNLRKVMVSDQGGKANFINALKRRGITVGKDDPRLDKLISIVKEREATGYAYEGADASFTLLANRILGTVPDFFHVESFRVMVERRFDANGNLKTVSEAVARVVVNGETMMSVAEGHGPVNALDLALRKDLGKYQSEIADLELADYKVRILNGGTEAVTRVLIESTDRTGARWWTVGVSDNIIDASFQALMDSIVYKLLKNRDQVGLVAAE, encoded by the coding sequence ATGACCAGGGAACGCATCTATCTCTTCGACACGACGCTTCGGGACGGGCAGCAGACGCCCGGCATCGACTTTTCCGTCGAGGACAAGATTGCAATCGCGGCCATGCTCGATGAATTCGGCGTCGACTATGTCGAAGGCGGCTATCCGGGCGCCAATCCGACCGACACGGAATTTTTCAAGCGCAAACGCACGGCGCAGGCGTCTTTCGTCGCCTTCGGCATGACCAAGCGTGCGGGTGTCTCGGCCTCCAACGATCCCGGTCTCAAGGCGCTGCTCGCCGCCGAGAGCGACGCGATCTGTCTCGTCGCCAAGAGCTGGGACTACCACGTCTCCGTGGCGCTCGGCTGTTCCAATGAGGAGAACGTCGAGAGCATCCGCGCATCGGTGGAGGCGGTCGTCGCCTCCGGCCGCGAGGCGATGGTCGACTGCGAGCATTTCTTCGACGGCTTTAAGGCAAACCCGGCCTATGCCACCGCCTGCGCAAGAGCTGCGCTCGAGGCGGGCGCACGTTGGGTAGTGCTCTGCGACACCAATGGCGGCACGCAGCCGCCGGAAATCCGCGACATCGTCGCCGCGGTTATTGCGGCGGGCGTGCCGGGCGCAAGGCTCGGCATCCACGCCCATAACGACACGGGGCAGGCCGTGGCGAATTCGCTTGCGGCCGTCGAGGCCGGCGTGCGCCAGATCCAGGGAACGCTGAACGGGATCGGCGAGCGCTGTGGCAACGCCAATCTCGTGACACTGATCGCGACGCTCGGACTCAAGGAAACCTATTCGGCGCGTTTCGAGACCGGCATCGATGCCGAGAGGCTGCAGGAATTAACCGAGCTTGCCCACGCTTTCGACGAGCTCCTCAATCGCTCGCCGGATCCGCAGGCGCCCTATGTCGGCGCTTCGGCCTTCGCCACCAAGGCCGGCATCCACGCCTCGGCCCTTCTGAAGGACCCGCGCACCTACGAGCATGTCGCGCCGGAAAGCGTCGGCAACCTGCGCAAGGTCATGGTCTCGGATCAGGGCGGCAAGGCCAATTTCATCAACGCGCTGAAGCGCCGCGGCATCACGGTCGGCAAGGACGATCCGCGACTCGACAAACTGATCTCGATCGTCAAGGAGCGTGAGGCGACGGGCTATGCCTATGAGGGGGCGGATGCGAGCTTCACACTACTCGCCAACCGTATTCTCGGCACGGTGCCGGATTTCTTTCATGTCGAGAGCTTCCGGGTCATGGTCGAGCGGCGCTTCGATGCGAACGGCAATCTGAAGACTGTCTCGGAAGCCGTGGCCAGGGTGGTCGTCAACGGCGAGACGATGATGTCGGTCGCCGAGGGCCATGGTCCGGTCAATGCGCTCGATCTCGCCTTGCGCAAGGACCTAGGCAAGTACCAGTCGGAAATCGCCGACCTGGAACTCGCCGATTACAAGGTGCGTATCCTCAACGGCGGTACCGAGGCCGTGACCCGGGTGCTGATCGAATCGACGGACCGGACCGGTGCACGCTGGTGGACGGTCGGCGTTTCCGACAACATCATCGACGCCTCCTTCCAGGCGCTGATGGACAGCATTGTCTACAAGCTGCTCAAGAACCGCGACCAGGTCGGCCTGGTGGCGGCGGAGTAG
- the rarD gene encoding EamA family transporter RarD: MAEPNAKLPADNTDSARGFAFALTAYLLWGFLPFFMKAVAHIPAPEVVAHRIVWSVPLAGLVLVWLGRTQELKAALSSPRMLKMATLTAALITVNWGIYVWAIGAGRAIETALGYYINPLFSIFLGAVLLKERPNPAQMVAIALAALAVAVLAFDAGGLPWVSIGLCISWGFYAFFRKTLPIGPNQGFFLEVLLLSVPAVGYIVLLEATGEGHFGDTGMTDVLLLLSCGIVTAVPLMIYANGAKLLRLSTIGIMQYIAPTMIFLIAVFVFNEPFGATKLVAFILIWAALFIYSGAMLVESRARRAAQPTPAE, encoded by the coding sequence ATGGCCGAGCCGAACGCGAAATTGCCCGCCGACAATACCGATTCCGCGAGAGGCTTCGCCTTCGCGCTGACGGCCTATCTCCTTTGGGGCTTCCTGCCCTTCTTCATGAAGGCGGTGGCGCATATTCCCGCGCCCGAGGTCGTCGCGCATCGTATCGTCTGGTCGGTGCCGCTCGCCGGGCTGGTGCTTGTGTGGCTCGGCCGCACACAGGAGCTCAAGGCGGCGCTCAGCTCTCCGCGCATGCTGAAGATGGCGACCTTGACGGCCGCGCTCATCACGGTGAACTGGGGCATCTATGTCTGGGCGATCGGCGCCGGCCGTGCGATCGAGACGGCTCTCGGCTATTATATCAACCCGCTCTTCTCGATTTTCCTTGGCGCCGTGCTGCTCAAGGAGAGGCCGAACCCGGCGCAGATGGTAGCGATCGCGCTTGCCGCACTCGCCGTTGCCGTTCTCGCCTTCGATGCGGGTGGTCTTCCCTGGGTCTCGATCGGACTCTGCATCTCCTGGGGTTTTTACGCCTTCTTCCGCAAGACGCTGCCGATCGGACCGAACCAGGGCTTCTTCCTGGAGGTGCTTCTCTTGAGCGTCCCGGCGGTCGGCTACATCGTCTTGCTGGAGGCAACGGGTGAGGGGCATTTCGGCGACACCGGCATGACCGATGTCCTCTTGCTTCTCTCCTGCGGCATCGTCACGGCCGTGCCGTTGATGATCTACGCCAACGGCGCCAAGCTGCTCAGGCTCTCGACCATAGGTATCATGCAATATATCGCCCCGACGATGATATTCCTGATCGCGGTCTTCGTCTTCAACGAGCCCTTCGGGGCCACGAAGCTCGTCGCATTCATTCTGATCTGGGCTGCCCTGTTCATCTATTCCGGCGCGATGCTGGTGGAAAGCCGGGCGCGACGAGCGGCGCAGCCGACGCCGGCAGAATGA
- a CDS encoding TIGR00730 family Rossman fold protein translates to MSKETSPIRSVCVYCGSQPGRDPDHMQAGRLLGKSIAEHALQLVYGGGTRGIMGAVASGVLSAGGHVTGIIPEFLMDKEATRHSLGQLNELIVTADMHERKHKMFERADAFVALPGGIGTLEEIVEIMTWAQLGRHRKPMVFGNINGFWTPMLELLQHMRDEGFVHTAHLVQPLVVDRAEEIVPRILAAAAASKGREGEREIISKL, encoded by the coding sequence ATGAGCAAGGAAACTTCCCCGATTCGATCCGTCTGCGTCTATTGCGGCTCTCAACCCGGGCGCGATCCCGACCATATGCAGGCGGGTCGTCTTCTCGGCAAGTCGATCGCCGAGCACGCCCTGCAACTCGTCTACGGCGGCGGCACGCGAGGCATCATGGGCGCGGTGGCAAGCGGCGTTCTCTCGGCGGGCGGTCACGTCACCGGTATTATTCCCGAGTTCCTGATGGACAAGGAAGCGACGCGCCATTCGCTGGGGCAGCTCAATGAGCTGATCGTCACGGCGGATATGCACGAGCGCAAGCACAAGATGTTCGAGCGCGCCGATGCCTTCGTCGCGCTTCCCGGCGGCATCGGCACGCTGGAAGAGATCGTCGAGATCATGACATGGGCGCAACTCGGCCGGCACCGCAAGCCGATGGTGTTCGGCAATATCAATGGCTTCTGGACGCCGATGCTGGAACTGCTTCAACACATGCGCGACGAAGGCTTCGTCCACACGGCCCATCTCGTTCAGCCGCTCGTGGTCGACAGGGCCGAGGAGATCGTTCCCCGCATTCTAGCCGCCGCGGCGGCTTCAAAAGGCCGCGAGGGCGAGCGCGAGATCATCTCCAAGCTCTGA
- a CDS encoding LysM peptidoglycan-binding domain-containing protein, which translates to MIKNKASWVALSVLAIATALMVFVVQPNLNDEVTEEAAQSTAGDVPAELAPATAETAASDAVKNWTVPGFDILRVEPDGSTVIAGRAEPGTKLEILSGDMVLGTADVSAAGDFAAVFEKPLPAGDHQLRLRSVGVGGASRTSEEVATVSVPKEPGGQLLAMVSRPGEASRLITTPSAEDELAQVAAAPAAQAGAAAALATPDTPNAVPGLQVTAVEIEGKTMYVAGNAKPGALVRIYADDTLFGEMRADEKGHFVVDGMIDLAVGSHIIRADMMNDDATKVAMRASVPFDRPEGVQVAAIAAAPADAAATGLDGLKTEAGKALALLKGLFADGKQPTAEELAAARSATEFALQSLAEFKPADNSEPALLAAAHDAAKAAEEALAVMKSLPEDPASVVAALDKVDGVIGPALPQPASVALALASDRPVMATQPATLSTAERPKVGEAEDAAAKPEIETRDMAASAPADTDEQPATIRQAPLEESKSSVIIRRGDTLWEISRRVYGAGVRYTTIYLANREQIENPDLIQPGQVFGVPGEALSDVESREIHRKHMRH; encoded by the coding sequence ATGATAAAGAACAAGGCCAGTTGGGTGGCACTTAGCGTGCTGGCGATTGCGACTGCGCTGATGGTTTTCGTAGTCCAGCCGAACCTGAACGACGAGGTGACGGAAGAGGCCGCGCAGTCCACGGCTGGCGACGTCCCGGCTGAACTGGCACCGGCAACGGCCGAAACGGCCGCCTCCGATGCGGTGAAGAACTGGACCGTTCCTGGATTTGACATCCTCCGCGTCGAGCCCGACGGTTCGACCGTGATAGCCGGTCGTGCTGAACCGGGCACAAAGCTTGAAATTCTGAGCGGTGACATGGTTCTCGGCACGGCGGATGTCAGTGCCGCAGGGGATTTCGCAGCCGTCTTCGAAAAGCCTTTGCCGGCCGGCGACCACCAGCTGAGGCTGAGGAGCGTCGGCGTCGGCGGTGCAAGCCGGACGTCGGAAGAGGTTGCGACCGTTTCCGTCCCGAAGGAACCGGGCGGCCAATTGCTGGCGATGGTCTCGCGGCCGGGCGAGGCGAGCCGGCTGATCACCACGCCGAGTGCCGAGGACGAGCTGGCGCAGGTGGCCGCGGCCCCCGCCGCGCAGGCGGGTGCTGCTGCTGCCCTGGCGACGCCGGACACGCCCAATGCGGTACCGGGGCTGCAGGTGACAGCCGTGGAGATCGAAGGCAAGACGATGTACGTTGCCGGCAATGCAAAGCCGGGGGCGCTGGTGCGCATATATGCCGACGACACGCTGTTCGGAGAGATGAGGGCCGACGAAAAGGGGCACTTCGTCGTCGATGGTATGATCGATCTTGCGGTCGGTAGCCATATCATCCGGGCCGACATGATGAACGACGACGCCACCAAGGTGGCCATGCGTGCGTCGGTGCCCTTCGATCGGCCTGAGGGAGTCCAAGTCGCAGCAATTGCCGCTGCGCCGGCGGACGCCGCGGCGACGGGCCTCGATGGTCTGAAGACGGAAGCGGGCAAGGCGCTCGCTTTGCTGAAGGGCCTCTTCGCCGACGGCAAACAGCCGACGGCGGAGGAACTGGCCGCGGCGCGATCGGCCACCGAGTTCGCCCTTCAGTCGCTTGCGGAGTTCAAGCCCGCGGACAATTCCGAGCCGGCGCTGCTCGCGGCGGCGCACGATGCCGCCAAGGCTGCGGAGGAGGCGCTGGCGGTTATGAAGTCTTTGCCGGAGGATCCGGCGAGCGTCGTTGCGGCCTTGGACAAGGTGGACGGCGTAATCGGCCCCGCATTGCCGCAGCCGGCGAGTGTTGCGCTGGCGCTTGCTTCCGACAGGCCCGTAATGGCAACGCAACCGGCAACCTTGAGCACTGCCGAGCGGCCAAAGGTCGGGGAGGCGGAAGATGCCGCGGCCAAGCCCGAAATCGAGACGAGGGACATGGCCGCGTCCGCGCCAGCCGACACGGATGAGCAGCCGGCGACGATCCGTCAGGCGCCGCTCGAGGAGAGCAAGTCCTCAGTGATCATTCGCCGCGGCGACACGCTTTGGGAGATTTCGAGGCGCGTATACGGGGCAGGCGTTCGCTACACGACGATCTATCTCGCCAACCGCGAGCAGATCGAAAATCCCGACCTCATTCAACCGGGGCAGGTTTTTGGCGTGCCGGGCGAGGCGCTTTCCGATGTGGAATCGCGGGAGATCCATCGCAAGCATATGCGGCACTAG
- a CDS encoding ABCB family ABC transporter ATP-binding protein/permease: MASSTQTKTVSTDTSNPLATIANLWPYMWPADRMDLKLRVVWATVILVVAKVVLILVPYFFKWATDALNGRPADLAFLPQFLTGAVMLVLAYNVARLLQSGLNQLRDALFASVGQHAVRQLAYRTFVHMHQLSLRFHLERRTGGLSRIIERGTKGIETIVRFTILNSVPTLLEFLLTAVIFWWGYGFSYLFVTAVTVWLYIWFTVRASDWRIAIRRSMNDSDTDANTKAIDSLLNFETVKYFGNEEMEAGRFDRSMERYERAATQVWTSLGWLNFGQALIFGAGTAVMMTISALAVQRGEQTIGDFVFVNAMLIQLAIPLNFIGFVYREIRQGLTDIEHMFDLLDVRPEVVDRPNAADLKIERGAIAFRDVHFAYDQARPILKGISFEVPAGKTVAVVGPSGAGKSTLSRLLYRFYDVQRGSITIDGQDVRDVTQKSLRAVIGMVPQDTVLFNDTIAYNIRYGRVSASDAEVEAAAEAAQIADFIRGLPEGYRATVGERGLKLSGGEKQRVAIARTILKAPPILILDEATSALDTKTEQEIQAALDVISRNRTTLVIAHRLSTVINADEIIVLKDGVIAERGTHRELIERDGLYASMWSRQREATQAEEQLKRVLESDDFGIIDRGVPAV; encoded by the coding sequence GTGGCATCCAGTACCCAGACGAAAACGGTTTCCACCGATACCAGCAACCCTTTGGCGACAATTGCGAATCTCTGGCCCTACATGTGGCCGGCAGACCGTATGGATCTGAAGCTCAGGGTCGTTTGGGCGACGGTCATTCTCGTGGTCGCCAAGGTCGTGCTCATCCTCGTGCCCTATTTCTTCAAATGGGCCACGGACGCGCTCAATGGCAGGCCGGCGGATCTGGCCTTCCTGCCGCAATTCCTCACCGGCGCCGTCATGCTGGTGCTCGCCTATAACGTCGCGCGTCTGCTGCAGAGCGGCCTCAACCAGCTGCGCGACGCGCTTTTCGCCAGTGTCGGCCAGCACGCCGTTCGGCAGCTTGCCTACCGAACATTCGTCCACATGCACCAGCTGTCGCTGCGCTTCCATCTCGAGCGGCGCACCGGCGGGCTTTCACGCATCATCGAGCGCGGTACCAAGGGCATCGAGACGATCGTCCGCTTCACCATTCTGAACAGCGTGCCGACGCTCCTCGAATTCCTGCTGACAGCGGTGATCTTCTGGTGGGGCTACGGCTTCAGCTATCTCTTCGTTACCGCCGTTACCGTCTGGCTCTATATCTGGTTCACCGTGCGCGCCAGTGACTGGCGAATTGCCATCCGTCGTTCGATGAACGACAGCGACACGGACGCCAACACCAAGGCGATCGACTCGCTCCTGAACTTCGAGACGGTCAAATATTTCGGCAACGAGGAAATGGAGGCCGGGCGCTTCGATCGCTCGATGGAGCGCTATGAACGGGCCGCGACCCAGGTCTGGACATCGCTTGGCTGGCTGAACTTCGGGCAGGCGCTGATCTTCGGCGCCGGCACCGCCGTCATGATGACGATCTCGGCGCTGGCCGTTCAGCGCGGCGAACAGACGATCGGCGACTTCGTCTTCGTCAATGCGATGCTGATCCAGCTCGCCATTCCGTTGAACTTCATCGGCTTCGTCTATCGCGAAATTCGCCAGGGCCTCACCGATATCGAGCACATGTTCGACCTCTTGGACGTACGTCCCGAGGTCGTCGATCGGCCGAATGCGGCGGATCTCAAGATCGAGCGCGGAGCGATCGCCTTCCGCGACGTGCATTTCGCCTACGATCAGGCGCGGCCGATCCTGAAGGGGATATCCTTCGAAGTGCCCGCCGGCAAGACAGTCGCGGTCGTCGGCCCGTCCGGCGCCGGCAAGTCCACCCTGTCGCGGCTTCTCTACCGCTTCTACGATGTGCAGCGCGGATCGATCACCATCGATGGTCAGGACGTTCGTGATGTCACCCAGAAGAGCCTGCGCGCAGTCATCGGCATGGTGCCGCAGGACACGGTGCTCTTCAACGATACGATCGCCTACAATATCCGCTATGGCCGGGTGAGTGCGTCCGATGCCGAGGTCGAGGCGGCCGCCGAAGCCGCGCAGATCGCCGATTTCATTCGGGGCCTGCCGGAGGGCTACCGCGCAACGGTCGGCGAGCGCGGGCTGAAGCTCTCGGGCGGCGAGAAGCAGCGGGTCGCCATCGCCCGGACCATCCTCAAGGCACCGCCGATCCTGATCCTCGACGAGGCGACATCGGCGCTCGACACGAAGACGGAACAGGAGATCCAGGCGGCGCTCGACGTGATTTCCCGCAACCGGACGACGCTGGTCATCGCCCACCGTCTGTCGACGGTCATCAATGCCGACGAGATCATCGTTCTGAAGGACGGCGTCATTGCCGAGCGCGGCACGCATCGGGAACTCATCGAGCGCGACGGCCTTTATGCTTCGATGTGGAGCCGCCAGCGCGAGGCGACACAGGCCGAAGAACAATTGAAGCGGGTGCTCGAAAGCGACGATTTCGGCATCATCGACCGTGGAGTGCCCGCCGTCTGA